The Humulus lupulus chromosome 4, drHumLupu1.1, whole genome shotgun sequence genome has a window encoding:
- the LOC133831605 gene encoding loganic acid O-methyltransferase-like: MSTLIAAERSVRPMNGGDGHYSYSKNSALQRNAIESSKEIINMAISEKLDMETLTSSKIFKIADLGCSVGPNTLIAVQNIIEALELKFNSQQKDSNCCDLLPEFQVFFNDQATNDFNQLFISLPPKTKYFAAGVPGSFYGRLFPKASLHFVHSSYALQWLSEVPPQVLDKSSPAWNKGRIHYSNSNTEVVNAFRAQYAKDLDNFLYARAQEIVHGGLLALIVPGRTNGTPHSQTYINKAFELLESSIIDMAKKGKINNEKLDSFNMPVYCGSLEEVEDVVKRNGFFSIEIMENLPHEKQHPKLQSMSSRAALEGTILDHFGDDADVEEMFDLLLYEKLDESSSIIESCDSVSLFVLLKRAQKN, encoded by the exons ATGAGTACTTTGATAGCTGCAGAAAGGTCCGTACGTCCAATGAATGGGGGAGATGGCCACTACAGCTACAGCAAAAACTCCGCGCTTCAG aGAAATGCTATAGAATCTTCTAAAGAAATAATCAACATGGCAATATCAGAGAAGCTTGACATGGAGACTTTAACTTCTTCTAAGATCTTTAAAATCGCTGACTTGGGTTGCTCAGTTGGACCAAATACACTCATAGCAGTGCAAAACATAATAGAAGCCTTGGAACTCAAGTTTAACAGCCAACAAAAAGACAGTAACTGCTGTGACCTTCTTCCTGAGTTCCAAGTGTTCTTCAATGATCAAGCAACAAATGATTTCAACCAGCTTTTCATTTCTCTTCCTCCTAAAACAAAATACTTCGCAGCTGGGGTGCCTGGATCTTTCTATGGCCGTCTCTTTCCCAAAGCCTCTCTCCATTTTGTTCACTCTTCCTATGCTCTTCAATGGCTCTCAGAAGTGCCACCCCAGGTTTTGGACAAAAGCTCTCCTGCTTGGAACAAAGGGAGAATTCACTATTCCAATTCTAACACTGAAGTTGTCAATGCCTTTAGAGCTCAGTATGCTAAAGACTTGGACAACTTTCTATATGCTAGAGCGCAAGAGATTGTCCATGGAGGATTATTGGCTCTTATTGTCCCCGGTCGCACCAATGGAACACCTCATTCTCAAACTTATATTAACAAGGCATTTGAACTGCTTGAGTCTTCCATTATCGACATGGCAAAGAAG GGTAAGATCAACAATGAAAAGCTAGATTCCTTTAATATGCCGGTGTATTGTGGATCACTGGAAGAAGTGGAAGACGTTGTGAAACGTAATGGGTTTTTCAGTATAGAGATAATGGAGAACCTTCCTCACGAAAAGCAACACCCCAAATTGCAATCAATGTCCTCTAGAGCTGCACTTGAAGGAACCATATTGGACCATTTTGGAGACGATGCTGATGTAGAAGAGATGTTTGATTTACTACTATACGAGAAGCTAGACGAATCGTCCTCTATCATTGAATCATGTGACTCAGTTAGCCTATTCGTTTTACTTAAACGAGcacaaaaaaattag